The Gracilibacillus caseinilyticus genome segment ACGTTTCCTGATAAAGTGTGAAACGAATTAACAAAAAACAGATACCTCCATGCTCCACAATTTGTTTCATATGATCAATCTGATGCATATGTATGTTGCTAAGCGGAAATGACTGTTTATTTTTTGTTTCTTTTGCTTCAAAATCAACATGCTTTCCTTTGTAAATGCCATTATAATCTGTTGTTGATGCTTGTTTAAAATAAGCTTCCTTTATCACTGCTGCACTTCTTTTTGGATAATCGACATGTACGATTTGAACAGGAGTAGGTTTCTTATGGATTATCGCTATTTGCTGCGCGAGATAATAATGGTTGGTATCATTGATCTCTTCTTCTAGCGTCATTCCCCTGTTCGAATAAATTGTTTGACTGATAGATGGACGATAATGCTTCGCTGATGACTTTTTTCCGTTCGGATATTGCATCTGACTCCCTCCTATATCACCAACAACTCCATCATAACATCTTATGATGGATAGATACATCATACGTCAAGCGACCAAAATCTTCAATCAAAATGGCTAATAATCCCTGTGAACATAGGAAAGTCCTAACCTAACAATTCGAAAAATCGTAACATTTCATGGGGGTATCCAGAAGGTTCTCACTATGGATCCGTAACATACCTACATACTTGACGAATGTGGAACCTTAGATGTTTCTTAATTTCTTATAATTCCTGAAAAAGTCGACATCACGATGCCAGCGATGTCGACTTTTGTTCTAAGTTGCAGGACGGTTTGGCCCATTTAATTTTTTGTCATTTTGAGTCGGTATCTCTTTGTCATGCTGTTTTTCCCTTTGATTATTTAGTTTTCGCTTCTTGTTTACACGCATTAATATCCCTCCTTTGTCTGTTAGTTTGGCTATTTTTGTATAAAAAATACGTATTTTTCGTTGTTGTGTCAGCTTACTTCTAGTTTTGTCAAAGACAAAGGATTCCAAACATAAATATCGAATAGATAATATTAAAAGGAGGGAATGACATGAAAAATAATCATGTTGTTGTAAAGAAAGAAACCTGCGAACGTAAAATGGAGCATCTAATTGATATTATTGATCGTATCGAACAAGAATGGAATACACGACCTGCCAACCGGGAAAATAGTCCACATTGGCCATTTAATCTCCAATACAAACAAGAAGGTGCATAATAGAATATTAAAGGAAATCATGTTACAGTAATAATGGAACGCAAGGAGAAGAAAGGCGGTACTGCTGTTGTTACTGTTAGCATATATAGAAGAACTGGAACAAGAATTGAACGAATTAAAATCTTATTATCTGACACATGAGAAACCGGAAAACAAACGTGACCCCGAGTTTTTCGCTTTCGTTAAAGAACAAACAGCGCCAGTTTTCAAAAAAGTGGAAAACTGGTATCAAGAAGCATTACAGTTTGTAAAGAACCGACACGTAAATGTTCATCCACAGCAAATTGAATCGACTGAGGAAAATATTAAATTATTGTTATTACACAGCTATTATGTAGATGTTAGGCGGAAACGATACATGGAATTACATCAATCTGTAATCTATGTCTTCTCATTATTAAGAGATGATATCAAAAAAAATTAAAAAATATGCCAGTAATAGGTAGTTGTCTTAGACAAACTTCACTAGGTAACATACGCTAATATTGAATACAAAATAGTGAGGTGACTATGAATGAGACATCGAAGACCTTTTGGTTGTGTAAGTCCAGCTAACACCATTGTACACCCGACAAAATGTAAAGAAGTGCATACTTGCAGTGAAAGTGAAGTAAATCATATCCATCCGACACATACAAATGTAGTAAATCATCACTTAGTGAAGAACACACACTACTATCCGCAGACTACTTCATATCAAAACACAGTGGACCAAGTAAATACAGTTGGTAATCCCAACGCTGTAATGGGTGCTATGGATCCGGGTATGGGCAACGGAATGGGCAATGGTATGAATAATGGAATGGTTGGTGGAGCAGTAGATCCTGGTTTTAATCAACCACCTGCTGGTCACTGCTGCAAACCAAAAAAAATGTGGTAATAAGAGCTGGATCTATCTATTACTGTCATGTTACGATAAAATAAGCTGTCACAGAGCTTTCTGTGATGGTTTATTTTTTGTTTATCTAGATGA includes the following:
- the recU gene encoding Holliday junction resolvase RecU, translating into MQYPNGKKSSAKHYRPSISQTIYSNRGMTLEEEINDTNHYYLAQQIAIIHKKPTPVQIVHVDYPKRSAAVIKEAYFKQASTTDYNGIYKGKHVDFEAKETKNKQSFPLSNIHMHQIDHMKQIVEHGGICFLLIRFTLYQETYLFPAEHLITHWEQQFTGGRKSIRYETVKKQGYIVPVRYQAKVDYLAVIDQYYMENGGRHHGR
- a CDS encoding spore coat protein — translated: MRHRRPFGCVSPANTIVHPTKCKEVHTCSESEVNHIHPTHTNVVNHHLVKNTHYYPQTTSYQNTVDQVNTVGNPNAVMGAMDPGMGNGMGNGMNNGMVGGAVDPGFNQPPAGHCCKPKKMW
- a CDS encoding DUF1798 family protein gives rise to the protein MLLLAYIEELEQELNELKSYYLTHEKPENKRDPEFFAFVKEQTAPVFKKVENWYQEALQFVKNRHVNVHPQQIESTEENIKLLLLHSYYVDVRRKRYMELHQSVIYVFSLLRDDIKKN